One genomic region from Reichenbachiella ulvae encodes:
- a CDS encoding SusC/RagA family TonB-linked outer membrane protein, protein MIKRLLILSLAICTVFFVQAQTRTVSGTVTDSADGSPLPGVNVLVKGTSTGTVTDINGAYSVEASASDVLVFSFIGYASSEQTVGAKSTIDFAMSADVSELDEVVVTALGISREKKSLGYAVTEVGGDEVTEAKEANFVNSLSGKVAGLQVSQNAAGMAGSSRVVLRGNSSLTGNNNVLYVVDGLPIDNTSNGDQADEYGNGLDLGNGVSDINPEDIESISVLKGATAAALYGSRATNGVILITTKKGRSGKGLGVSYTSNFVMDEAAYFPELQDEYGQGYDGTIPTDINVLRTNGSWGEKLQGQNALLWTGEEGAYSAQPDNMKDFFDLGTTWTNTVAIDGGSDAATYRLAYTNVSNKGIVPNSELKRNSLTLRGTAKLSSKLSADTKVTYVNQEATNRPSMSGWGDNVMLNLVNMPRNTSLSDLENYMNEDGSVSVPVSAYGNNPYHTVNENGNSDTRNRVFGVASLNYNLTDWMKLMVRGGTDYTAQQFKSYTASSHPFYAERLEDVLYTSQESNYDFLVSINKDISSNFSVGVNLGGNIRKNKRTVTGYVGSGYVFDGIYNILNTKTKTVKETAGIYEKEVQSLYASGQFGFLNAIFVDWTARNDWSSTLPEDNNSYFYPSISTSIVVSDLVPGLSNNVLSMLKVRASFAQTGNDTDPYNLSSNYVVDSNPYLGLNTAHTPTTLNNANLKPELTNSIEGGIDAQFLGGKIGLDLTFYQSTTSDQIIPIGTATESGYSNKIINAGEVENKGFELGLTATIIDRTDFTWKSRLNLSSNETSVIELDPANGIEVLPMAPGGGGGVFFVNATAGGGYGEIVGFGYKRNEQGQIVVDSEGLPLAADERQSFGDFNPDLLGGWSNTLTYKNISLDFLINFRQGGKIMSVTAATLDGQGNSARSLEGRDGGIIVPNSVTEAGDPNTTSVSAQRYWGSSYGSRQIIEDYVKDGDFIKFKELTLSYRLPNSLTDKTPFSNVKLGVMGRNLFFISREIKDFDPEAYSYTSGNAQGIEAYALPATRSYGFNLSVNF, encoded by the coding sequence ATGATTAAAAGGTTACTAATATTGAGTTTGGCGATCTGCACGGTGTTCTTCGTGCAAGCCCAGACTCGTACGGTATCTGGTACTGTGACCGACTCAGCAGATGGGTCTCCACTACCAGGAGTAAATGTACTAGTGAAGGGAACTTCGACTGGTACTGTGACAGACATCAATGGTGCTTATTCAGTAGAAGCATCGGCTAGTGATGTACTTGTATTTTCATTTATTGGTTATGCTTCTTCAGAGCAAACTGTAGGTGCAAAATCTACTATTGATTTTGCTATGTCAGCTGATGTATCTGAACTAGACGAAGTGGTGGTAACTGCTTTGGGTATATCTAGAGAGAAAAAATCCTTGGGTTATGCTGTGACAGAAGTAGGTGGAGATGAAGTGACTGAGGCGAAAGAGGCCAACTTCGTTAATTCATTGAGTGGTAAAGTAGCTGGTCTGCAAGTTTCGCAAAATGCTGCTGGAATGGCTGGATCAAGTAGAGTGGTTCTTAGAGGTAACTCATCGCTTACCGGTAATAACAACGTACTTTATGTTGTAGACGGTTTGCCAATTGATAATACAAGTAATGGTGATCAGGCTGATGAATATGGTAATGGATTGGACCTGGGTAACGGTGTGTCTGATATTAACCCTGAGGACATTGAGTCAATTTCAGTACTTAAAGGTGCTACTGCAGCAGCTCTTTACGGTTCTAGAGCCACTAATGGTGTGATTTTGATTACCACAAAAAAAGGACGTTCTGGTAAAGGTCTTGGAGTATCTTATACTTCCAACTTTGTAATGGATGAAGCTGCATACTTTCCGGAACTGCAAGACGAATACGGTCAAGGATATGATGGGACCATCCCAACGGATATCAACGTGTTAAGAACTAATGGATCTTGGGGAGAAAAGCTGCAAGGTCAAAATGCTTTGTTATGGACAGGAGAAGAAGGTGCTTATAGTGCGCAACCAGACAATATGAAGGATTTCTTCGATCTGGGTACTACTTGGACTAATACGGTTGCAATCGATGGTGGATCAGATGCCGCTACCTATCGCTTGGCCTATACTAATGTTTCAAACAAAGGTATTGTTCCTAATTCTGAGTTGAAGAGAAACTCTCTGACATTGAGAGGAACTGCAAAACTATCTTCAAAGCTATCTGCTGATACTAAGGTGACTTATGTGAATCAGGAGGCTACTAATCGTCCAAGCATGTCAGGATGGGGTGATAACGTTATGTTGAATTTGGTAAATATGCCAAGAAACACAAGCCTTAGCGATTTAGAAAATTACATGAATGAAGATGGATCTGTAAGTGTGCCTGTTAGCGCATATGGAAACAACCCATATCATACCGTCAATGAAAATGGAAACAGCGATACTCGCAATAGAGTGTTTGGTGTGGCTTCATTGAACTACAATTTGACGGATTGGATGAAACTAATGGTTCGTGGTGGTACTGATTATACGGCCCAGCAGTTCAAATCATATACAGCATCATCTCACCCATTTTATGCTGAAAGATTAGAGGACGTACTTTATACTTCTCAAGAGTCTAATTATGACTTCTTAGTTTCTATCAATAAGGATATCAGCTCTAACTTCAGCGTTGGAGTGAATCTTGGGGGTAACATCAGAAAAAACAAAAGAACAGTAACAGGCTATGTAGGTTCTGGATATGTGTTTGATGGAATCTATAACATTTTGAATACCAAAACTAAAACGGTAAAAGAAACTGCAGGTATCTACGAAAAAGAAGTTCAGTCTCTTTATGCAAGTGGTCAGTTTGGATTTTTGAATGCGATTTTTGTTGATTGGACAGCTAGAAACGATTGGTCTTCAACATTGCCAGAGGATAACAATTCTTACTTCTACCCATCGATATCTACAAGTATTGTAGTATCTGATTTGGTGCCTGGATTGAGTAACAATGTTCTTTCAATGCTTAAAGTAAGAGCTTCATTTGCTCAAACTGGTAACGATACTGATCCTTACAATCTGTCTAGCAATTATGTAGTTGATTCTAATCCATATTTGGGATTGAATACAGCACATACTCCTACTACATTGAATAATGCCAATTTGAAGCCTGAGTTGACTAATTCAATTGAAGGAGGGATCGATGCACAATTTCTTGGAGGTAAAATTGGCTTAGATTTGACTTTTTATCAGAGTACAACGAGTGATCAGATCATTCCAATAGGTACGGCGACTGAGTCGGGGTATTCGAATAAAATCATCAATGCTGGTGAGGTTGAAAACAAAGGTTTCGAATTAGGGTTGACCGCAACTATCATAGACCGTACAGATTTTACATGGAAATCTAGGTTGAATCTTTCTTCTAACGAGACATCAGTAATTGAACTAGATCCTGCAAACGGTATTGAAGTATTGCCAATGGCACCAGGAGGTGGAGGAGGAGTATTCTTCGTCAATGCAACTGCCGGTGGAGGATATGGTGAAATTGTTGGTTTCGGATACAAAAGAAATGAACAAGGACAAATTGTTGTAGATTCTGAGGGGCTACCATTAGCTGCAGATGAGAGACAATCTTTTGGCGATTTTAACCCAGATCTATTGGGTGGATGGTCCAACACTTTAACATATAAGAATATTTCTTTGGACTTTCTGATCAACTTTAGACAAGGTGGTAAGATCATGTCAGTAACTGCGGCAACTCTTGATGGACAAGGTAATAGTGCCAGATCTTTGGAAGGAAGAGATGGTGGTATTATTGTTCCAAATAGTGTGACTGAAGCAGGAGATCCTAATACTACTTCTGTTTCTGCTCAGAGATACTGGGGATCTAGCTATGGTTCTAGACAGATCATTGAAGACTATGTGAAGGACGGCGATTTTATCAAGTTTAAAGAATTGACTCTTTCATATAGACTACCTAACTCATTGACTGATAAGACTCCATTTAGTAATGTGAAATTAGGAGTAATGGGAAGAAACCTATTCTTCATCTCAAGAGAGATCAAAGATTTCGATCCAGAGGCCTACTCCTATACCAGCGGCAATGCTCAAGGTATTGAGGCTTATGCCTTGCCTGCCACCAGAAGCTACGGATTCAATCTATCTGTTAATTTCTAA
- a CDS encoding sensor histidine kinase produces MNDQSLNMPSYLGFLRNPIVQHVLFWTIYFAFNWIRWGSFFDDYVYSFKSNLVEFPLHIALVYFTVYFLMPRLLPEKIGWFIVALIGVTLFISYIKIIITFFAVTTDIYKEANRTDIGLFDFVYVADVFIGELYVVAVAVSVKITIDWISAKNRTNELEKTNLETELAFLKSQIQPHFFFNTLNNLYSLTLDKSEKAPYTVLKLSELMSYVIYDAKQKRVPLINEIQHIQNYLDLEMLRYGERLEVDLQISGDIEGHIIPPVLLLPFIENSFKHGTKVDSDTIPITISLDVTDNILTFSTENLKPKHEEVDNGLENYKHGVGMANTRRRLNLVYGEKHQLDIEESDDKYKIILKIPIE; encoded by the coding sequence TTGAACGATCAATCGCTAAATATGCCCTCCTATCTGGGATTTCTTCGAAACCCGATAGTTCAGCATGTGCTGTTTTGGACCATATACTTTGCCTTTAACTGGATTCGTTGGGGTAGCTTCTTCGATGATTACGTTTATTCATTCAAATCCAATTTGGTAGAATTCCCCTTGCACATTGCACTGGTTTACTTTACCGTCTACTTCCTGATGCCGCGATTGCTTCCGGAAAAAATCGGTTGGTTTATAGTGGCTCTCATTGGAGTTACTCTTTTCATCTCCTATATCAAGATTATCATTACCTTCTTCGCGGTAACGACTGATATATATAAGGAGGCCAATCGGACAGATATCGGACTATTCGATTTTGTCTATGTGGCAGATGTATTTATTGGAGAGCTTTATGTGGTAGCAGTGGCGGTTTCTGTCAAGATCACCATAGATTGGATCAGTGCCAAAAACAGAACCAACGAGCTAGAAAAAACCAACCTGGAAACTGAACTGGCCTTTTTGAAATCTCAAATTCAGCCTCACTTCTTTTTCAATACACTGAACAACCTTTATTCACTGACTCTGGACAAATCTGAAAAAGCACCCTATACAGTCCTAAAGCTATCGGAGCTCATGAGCTATGTGATCTACGATGCGAAACAAAAACGTGTACCACTGATCAATGAGATCCAGCACATACAAAACTATCTGGATCTGGAAATGCTCCGCTATGGCGAAAGACTGGAAGTAGACCTGCAAATCTCAGGAGATATCGAAGGACATATCATCCCCCCTGTTTTACTTCTTCCTTTTATTGAAAACAGCTTTAAGCATGGCACTAAAGTCGATAGCGACACGATCCCGATTACCATTTCTTTGGATGTGACGGATAATATACTGACCTTTTCCACCGAAAACTTGAAGCCTAAACACGAAGAAGTTGACAATGGGCTGGAAAACTACAAACATGGCGTAGGTATGGCCAACACTCGCCGACGTTTGAACCTGGTCTATGGAGAAAAGCATCAGCTCGATATCGAAGAGTCTGATGATAAGTATAAAATTATCTTGAAAATTCCGATTGAGTAA
- a CDS encoding LytR/AlgR family response regulator transcription factor: MSIKCLIIDDEPLAINVIKNFLINFKNFELVGTAQDAVEGFNLLSKKEVDVIFLDINMPKMTGLDFLKSLKNPPMVVITTAYREYAVESFELDVVDYLVKPFALQRFMKTINRIEQRLEEKKINKTESAPVEGEKAHVFFKVDKKMVKVYLDDILYIESLKDYIRIKTYDQNLINHNNLVSVADLLPPDDFIRIHRSYIIAIKKVKVIDGNQVEVGDKLLPIGRNYQKEVKDLLLGQ, translated from the coding sequence ATGAGCATCAAATGTCTGATCATAGATGACGAGCCGTTGGCGATCAATGTCATCAAAAATTTCCTCATTAACTTCAAGAACTTTGAATTGGTAGGCACTGCGCAGGATGCAGTCGAAGGTTTCAACCTGCTCTCCAAAAAGGAAGTAGACGTTATCTTTTTGGACATCAACATGCCCAAAATGACAGGTTTAGATTTTCTAAAGAGTCTGAAAAATCCACCAATGGTCGTCATCACCACTGCCTACAGAGAATATGCGGTGGAAAGCTTTGAATTGGACGTGGTGGATTATTTGGTTAAGCCGTTTGCACTCCAGCGATTCATGAAAACCATCAATCGCATCGAACAACGATTGGAAGAGAAAAAGATCAATAAAACAGAAAGTGCTCCTGTCGAGGGCGAAAAGGCTCATGTCTTTTTCAAGGTGGATAAAAAAATGGTGAAAGTATACCTGGATGACATCCTATATATCGAAAGCCTGAAAGACTACATCCGCATCAAAACTTACGATCAAAACCTGATCAATCACAATAATCTGGTGAGTGTAGCAGATCTCTTGCCACCGGACGATTTCATCCGAATACACCGTTCGTACATCATCGCCATCAAAAAAGTTAAAGTCATTGATGGCAATCAGGTGGAAGTTGGCGATAAGCTACTGCCTATAGGTCGCAATTATCAAAAGGAGGTCAAAGACCTTTTACTAGGACAATAA
- a CDS encoding SH3 domain-containing protein: MTKFTSLLLLLALLYSCTPKEAQNTETAETEEAEVEASELIAVCVWDGVSVRETPGPKKKYITALSVGESLTYLGEDTLIDERTYSKVKLNDEKTGWTMKDFLVLEATPAVVLRETSIYSRPDLLTKKDESFAKMDIVASTETEGDWIKIRGKRTGGKWMDDGWIKKENLSYDQIDIATAKFAQEALSLEDKESKIGSLKEIIENTDLNGSKFIAGLVVELTKLTEEDEVMEEDIPETDSLAMDEE; encoded by the coding sequence ATGACAAAATTTACATCTTTATTATTACTACTAGCACTACTATACAGTTGTACACCAAAAGAAGCTCAAAATACCGAAACTGCTGAGACAGAGGAAGCAGAGGTTGAGGCTTCAGAACTGATCGCTGTATGTGTATGGGATGGGGTATCTGTGCGAGAAACTCCAGGCCCAAAGAAAAAATACATCACCGCATTGAGCGTGGGAGAATCTCTAACCTACCTGGGAGAAGACACACTTATAGACGAAAGAACCTATTCTAAAGTGAAGCTGAATGACGAAAAAACAGGTTGGACCATGAAAGATTTTTTGGTTTTGGAGGCGACACCTGCCGTTGTTCTTCGAGAAACGAGCATCTATTCCAGACCTGATCTATTGACCAAGAAGGATGAATCATTTGCCAAAATGGACATAGTGGCCAGTACAGAGACAGAAGGGGATTGGATCAAAATCCGTGGAAAAAGAACAGGTGGCAAATGGATGGATGATGGTTGGATTAAGAAGGAGAATCTTTCTTATGATCAAATAGATATTGCGACTGCTAAATTTGCCCAAGAAGCATTGAGTCTCGAGGATAAAGAGTCCAAAATAGGGAGCTTGAAAGAAATTATCGAAAACACGGATCTGAATGGTTCGAAGTTTATTGCTGGTTTGGTTGTAGAGTTAACGAAGCTAACGGAAGAGGATGAAGTAATGGAAGAAGATATTCCAGAAACGGATTCCCTGGCAATGGATGAGGAATGA
- the metG gene encoding methionine--tRNA ligase — translation MQKEYKRYTITSALPYANGPLHIGHIAGAYLPADIYVRFLRNKGKDVTYVCGSDEHGAAITLRAKKEGITPQEIIDKYHQINKDTFEKFGIDFDIYHRTSAPIHHETSQEFFTNLYDKGEFIEKPSEQYYDEDYNQFLADRYITGTCPNCGFDGAYGDQCEKCGTSHNSTDLINPVSTLSGKRPILKTTKHWYLPLDKYQPWLERWLIEGKKGQWKPNVYGQCSSWLKEGLQPRAMTRDLDWGVDVPLPDAEGKKLYVWLDAPIGYISATKEWAAQNGKNWEDYWKANKKKEDESCLIHFIGKDNIVFHCIIFPAILHAHGDYILPQNVPANEFLNLEGEKISTSRNWAVWLHEYLEDFAGKEDVLRYVLCANAPESKDNDFTWKDFQTRNNSELVAIYGNFVNRAIVLTHKYFDGKLPKLGKLEALDKEVIKEIESFPARISESIEKFRFREALAHLMDLARLGNKYLADTEPWKLIKTNQERTATILNISLQVAANLSILSVPFLPRTAEKLATLLNLDTQEWDKAGKADLLFNGQNIEKAELLFEKIEDDVIEAQIEKLQNSKPVTQTAENIEEQKETIDFNDFMKMDLRVGKILEAETVPKSNKLLKFKVDTGIDQRTILSGIAKHYSPEEMIGKQVTVLVNLAPRKIMGVESQGMILMAEDGDGSLKLLQPNEVVQNGSQIS, via the coding sequence GTGCAAAAAGAATACAAAAGATATACGATTACCTCGGCCCTGCCCTATGCCAACGGGCCATTACACATTGGCCATATAGCAGGAGCCTATTTGCCTGCTGATATATATGTTAGATTTTTGCGAAACAAAGGCAAGGACGTAACTTATGTATGTGGTAGCGATGAGCATGGTGCCGCGATCACTTTGCGAGCCAAAAAGGAGGGCATTACTCCACAGGAGATCATCGACAAGTACCACCAAATCAATAAGGACACATTCGAAAAGTTCGGAATTGATTTTGACATCTATCATCGTACATCTGCTCCTATTCATCACGAAACTTCTCAGGAGTTTTTCACTAATCTGTATGACAAAGGTGAATTCATCGAGAAGCCGTCGGAGCAATACTACGACGAAGATTACAACCAGTTTCTAGCAGATCGCTACATCACCGGAACCTGTCCCAACTGCGGATTTGATGGGGCCTATGGGGATCAATGTGAAAAGTGTGGCACGTCACACAATTCCACAGATTTGATCAATCCTGTCTCAACGCTCAGTGGTAAAAGGCCGATATTAAAAACGACTAAGCATTGGTATCTACCGCTAGACAAATATCAACCCTGGCTAGAAAGATGGTTGATCGAAGGAAAGAAAGGGCAATGGAAGCCTAACGTATACGGCCAGTGCAGCTCATGGCTCAAAGAAGGTCTACAACCTCGAGCCATGACCAGAGATCTCGACTGGGGTGTGGATGTGCCTCTACCAGATGCGGAAGGAAAAAAATTGTATGTTTGGTTGGATGCGCCTATTGGCTACATCTCTGCTACCAAGGAATGGGCAGCGCAAAATGGTAAAAACTGGGAAGACTACTGGAAAGCGAATAAGAAAAAAGAAGATGAATCTTGTTTGATCCATTTCATTGGAAAAGACAACATCGTATTCCATTGTATCATATTCCCAGCCATCCTGCATGCTCATGGAGATTACATCCTTCCTCAAAATGTACCTGCAAATGAATTTTTGAATCTGGAAGGAGAGAAAATTTCAACCTCAAGAAATTGGGCCGTTTGGCTGCATGAGTACCTTGAAGATTTTGCGGGGAAAGAAGATGTCCTTCGCTATGTACTCTGTGCCAATGCGCCTGAGTCTAAGGACAACGATTTTACCTGGAAGGATTTCCAAACCAGAAACAATAGTGAGCTGGTTGCTATCTATGGCAACTTCGTCAATCGAGCGATTGTACTTACCCACAAATATTTTGATGGCAAACTGCCCAAACTAGGCAAGCTGGAAGCACTGGACAAAGAAGTGATCAAAGAGATAGAATCCTTCCCAGCACGAATTTCGGAAAGCATTGAAAAGTTCAGATTCCGCGAGGCATTGGCTCACCTAATGGACCTTGCCCGATTGGGTAATAAATATCTGGCAGACACTGAGCCCTGGAAGCTAATCAAGACGAATCAGGAACGTACTGCTACGATTTTGAATATTTCGCTTCAGGTAGCTGCTAATTTGTCCATTTTATCAGTACCATTTTTACCAAGAACTGCCGAAAAACTGGCAACACTTCTGAATCTGGATACTCAAGAATGGGACAAGGCTGGCAAAGCTGATCTCCTTTTCAATGGACAGAATATAGAAAAAGCCGAGTTGCTATTCGAAAAGATCGAAGACGATGTAATCGAGGCGCAAATCGAAAAACTTCAAAACTCAAAACCTGTGACACAAACAGCTGAAAATATCGAAGAACAAAAAGAAACCATTGACTTCAACGATTTCATGAAAATGGATCTAAGAGTCGGTAAAATTTTGGAGGCGGAGACAGTTCCTAAATCAAACAAACTCCTCAAATTCAAAGTAGATACTGGAATCGATCAAAGAACTATTTTGAGCGGTATTGCAAAGCATTATTCTCCTGAGGAAATGATTGGCAAACAGGTGACTGTACTGGTAAATCTAGCGCCAAGAAAAATCATGGGAGTAGAATCTCAGGGTATGATCTTAATGGCAGAGGACGGAGATGGTAGTTTGAAACTGCTTCAGCCCAATGAAGTAGTACAGAACGGATCGCAAATCAGTTGA
- a CDS encoding response regulator, whose translation MTDKKEITVLYVDDEELNLFLFEKSFESVYKVVTALSGTEGLEKLENHHDEIIVVISDMRMPSMNGIEFITKAKSKFKNIAYFILTAFDYNEQIEDALENKLIHRFFTKPFDITEIQQAVDEALTELDV comes from the coding sequence ATGACTGATAAAAAAGAGATAACCGTACTCTATGTTGATGATGAAGAGCTGAATTTATTTCTCTTCGAAAAAAGCTTTGAGTCGGTATACAAAGTAGTAACTGCCCTATCGGGTACCGAAGGTTTAGAAAAGCTGGAAAATCACCATGATGAAATCATAGTTGTGATCAGTGACATGCGTATGCCGTCTATGAATGGTATCGAGTTCATCACCAAAGCAAAGTCCAAGTTCAAGAATATTGCCTACTTCATCTTAACGGCATTTGACTACAATGAGCAAATCGAAGATGCATTGGAAAACAAACTGATCCATAGATTTTTCACCAAGCCTTTTGATATCACTGAGATTCAGCAAGCAGTCGATGAAGCATTAACAGAGCTGGACGTTTAG
- the manA gene encoding mannose-6-phosphate isomerase, class I, giving the protein MSKLFALKGQIQNYAWGGQSYIPDLLNFESDEHKYAEYWLGAHVNAPAQLETGKSLDAFVSEQGAEALGEEIFDKFGRLPYLFKVLDVHDMLSIQVHPTKAEAEKGYARENEEGIPLTAKNRNYKDDNHKPEIMVALSEFWLLHGFLPEEQLKSSLKSTSELNHLLEVFEQSGYKGLYQHVMEESVERTNEVLRPLIDRILPKYEAGELQKESADYWAAKAYLTFCPEGDIDKGIYSIYFFNIVKVMPGQAVFQDAGIPHAYMEGQNMELMANSDNVLRGGLTPKHVDVPELLKHVAFEETIPNVMEGDLQADGLERIYKSPAPDFELSKISVQSGESYLKTAATAEILIVLQGEVQAIEGEKEIPLKRGEAVFAAAACQYKIEADSSAVLYKASAPV; this is encoded by the coding sequence ATGTCTAAATTATTCGCTCTTAAGGGGCAAATCCAGAATTATGCATGGGGAGGTCAATCTTATATTCCTGACCTATTGAATTTCGAAAGTGATGAACATAAATATGCCGAATATTGGTTAGGAGCGCATGTCAATGCACCTGCTCAATTAGAAACAGGAAAAAGTCTGGATGCATTCGTTTCTGAGCAAGGCGCAGAGGCTTTAGGAGAAGAGATCTTTGACAAATTTGGTCGATTGCCCTACTTGTTCAAGGTGCTGGACGTACATGATATGCTCTCGATACAGGTCCATCCTACTAAAGCGGAGGCAGAAAAAGGCTATGCAAGAGAAAATGAAGAGGGTATTCCTCTAACTGCTAAGAACAGGAACTATAAGGATGATAACCACAAGCCAGAAATCATGGTTGCACTTAGCGAATTTTGGTTGCTTCATGGTTTTTTGCCTGAGGAGCAGTTGAAATCTAGTTTGAAAAGCACTTCGGAGTTGAATCATCTGCTAGAGGTGTTCGAGCAGTCGGGGTACAAAGGTTTGTATCAACATGTGATGGAGGAATCTGTTGAACGAACCAATGAAGTATTGAGACCTTTGATCGATCGTATCTTACCCAAATATGAAGCTGGAGAATTACAGAAGGAAAGTGCAGATTATTGGGCTGCCAAAGCTTATTTGACTTTCTGTCCTGAGGGGGATATTGACAAGGGGATTTATTCGATCTATTTTTTCAATATCGTCAAGGTGATGCCTGGGCAGGCCGTTTTTCAAGATGCAGGTATTCCACATGCCTATATGGAAGGTCAAAATATGGAACTCATGGCGAATTCGGATAATGTGCTAAGGGGAGGACTTACTCCTAAGCATGTAGATGTGCCAGAACTACTGAAGCATGTGGCTTTTGAGGAGACCATTCCAAATGTAATGGAGGGCGATCTTCAGGCCGATGGACTGGAGAGAATCTATAAGAGTCCTGCACCTGATTTCGAACTGAGTAAGATAAGTGTGCAATCTGGCGAAAGTTATTTGAAGACAGCTGCTACTGCTGAAATCCTGATTGTATTACAGGGTGAGGTTCAGGCGATTGAAGGAGAAAAAGAAATTCCTTTGAAAAGAGGGGAGGCAGTATTTGCCGCAGCAGCGTGTCAATATAAGATAGAGGCAGATTCATCTGCTGTGCTATACAAGGCGAGCGCCCCAGTTTAA
- a CDS encoding SRPBCC domain-containing protein produces the protein MKDNAIHIEAWVAKDPSTVWDCYTSPEHITQWNFASDDWCCPSASNNLAVGGKYQARMEAKDGSFGFDLIATYSQIDHGKGYSFQMEDGREVTVELSDQKEGTLVTVMFEPEAENPIEMQQQGWQGILDNFKKYCDSL, from the coding sequence ATGAAAGACAACGCCATACATATTGAGGCATGGGTAGCAAAAGACCCGTCCACGGTTTGGGACTGCTATACCTCACCAGAGCATATCACTCAGTGGAATTTTGCAAGTGACGACTGGTGCTGCCCCTCTGCCAGCAACAATCTAGCAGTAGGAGGAAAATATCAAGCCCGGATGGAAGCCAAAGATGGAAGCTTTGGCTTTGATTTAATCGCTACTTATTCGCAGATCGATCATGGCAAAGGCTATTCCTTTCAAATGGAAGATGGTCGAGAAGTCACGGTAGAATTAAGCGACCAAAAAGAGGGTACTTTGGTGACTGTCATGTTCGAACCAGAAGCAGAAAATCCAATTGAAATGCAACAGCAAGGTTGGCAGGGGATATTGGACAATTTTAAAAAATACTGCGACAGTCTCTAG